The window CTCATAATACTAAGTCTTATTTGGGGATCTTCTTTTATTCTTATAAAGAAAGCTTTAGGAGAAGAAAATGGTGAATTAGTATTACAGCCATTGCAGTTAGGAGCTGCACGGACGATAATATCTGGTACGATTCTAATTATTATAGGGTGGAAATCCTTTATATCTACCGATAAAAAAGATTGGCCGTGGCTTGCAGTTTCTGGACTTTTAGGAACTTTCTTCCCGGCATTCTTATTTGCTTATGCTCAAACTGAAATCGATAGTGCTATAAGTGCTATACTTAACTCTACTGTACCATTGATATCTTTGATAATGGGTGCCGTTATTTTTGGGATATCTTTTTCACGCAATCAGTTGATAGGTGTCATCATTGGATTAGCAGGAGCAATAGGTCTGGTCATAGCGGGAATGGAAAGTCACCCAAATCAAAACTATTTATTTGCAGGACTTATTTTAATAGCATGTGTTTGTTATGCGAGTAATGTGAACATAATCAAGAAGTATCTTCAAAACATAAATCCTCTTGCTATCGCTACTGGAAATTTCATTTTTATAGTCCCATTAGCGATCATTGTTTTCTTTTCATCAGATGGTCATTCTATTGAGTTTAATGACAGTCGAGTGCAAGAAAGCTTTTTGTATATAATTGTTTTATGTCTGTTTGGAACTGTTGCAGCCAAAATCATGTTTAACAAACTCGTACAAATGACCTCACCTGTATTTGCGACATCAGTTACCTATTTGATGCCTGTCATAGGGCTTACTTGGGGAGTTTTAGACGGAGAATTTTTCAACGTATGGCAAGGTGTTGCAACAGCCGTAATAATTTTTGCAGTAGTTCTAGTAACACGTGAGAAGAAAAAAGCCTAATCGATTACCTCACTGGCAACCATATAGTTGACAATTGCTTCTTTCATCAATAAAGATTGTTCTCCAGCTTTAAGCGATGGCAAATTTTCCTTTACAGTAAAATGTGGCCATTTATCGTCATCATAATGAGAAAACTCATAGTAACCATAAGGTTCTAACACGCGGCAAATAGCGATATGCATCAATTGCAGCTTCTCGTCTTTTTTAAATTTACGATGTAATTGCCCTAACTCCTGTACTCCTATAATAAATAAAATCGCATCAAGGTCCATTTCATCTCCATCTGCAAATTTTGATTGAAAAAAGGCTACAGTTTTTACCCATCTCTCTTTTAATTGCTCATCTCTTGTCATGTTACAAAGATACTTCTAGAAAGTTGTTCGGTATCTTAGAATATGTTATTTATTCCGCTTTCGCGAAAGCGGAAACTCAATCAGCAGTTGAAAATATACCCTTTTAGGGGTATTTTATAAACTGCATGTGGCACCTATATTTGAGCATTAGTCAAAAATTATTAGGGATATGTTTTTGATAAGTCCACTGGTCCATTTACCGGTGGACTTTTTTGTTAAATATTGGTAAAAGCTTTTTGAAACGATCGTTTCAATATATATTTGCAGTGATATTATGCCTCGAATAGAAACTTTTAATAGAGAACAAGTGCTTCAAAATGCCATGCAGGTATTTTGGGAGCGTGGCTATAATGCTACTAGTATGCAAGATCTTGTTGATGCTACAAGGTTAAATAGGAGTAGTATTTACAATAGCTTTGGTGGTAAAATGGAATTATATCAGGCTTCTTTAAATAAGTATCTAGAAGACACTCAATCTCAGTTTGCTCCTATTTTAAATAGTGATAAAAATCCCTTAGATAAAATACGTTCAATTTTTGAAAGCTTTTTATCAGAAATCTATCATGATTCTCGTGGTTGTATGAGTATGAATTGTAAGTCTGAAATGTCGTCAAATGAGGACTTGAGAAAATGGTTAGAAATTACTCAAGAGCAAACGTTAACTATGTTTCAGCAATTAATTCAAGAAGGTCAAAATCAAGGCGACATCAATAAAAATCAAAGCTGTCGTGTTTATGCATGGCATGTATTCAATTCCTTTCAAGGATTTAGAATGACAGGAATTTTAGAAAAGCAAACAGGTGTACTAAAAAGCATAATAGATAACAGTTTAAGTATATTAAAGTGAATTTTTTTTAACCCAATTTGGAACGATCGTTTCAATATAAAACAATTAATAATGAGTAAATTAAAAGGAAAAGTAATCGTAATTACAGGTGGTACAAGCGGTATAGGTAAAGCAACAGCTCAAGAGTTTCTTGATCAAGGAGCTAAGGTCATTATCACAAGTCGTAAACAAAATAATATTGATGCAACGATAAAAGAGTTAGGAGGAAACCTAACAGGTTTTGTAAGTGACGCTGGAAACTTTGATGACCTTCAAAATTTCAACAAGGAACTAGGTAAATACACAGATCATGTAGATGTTTTATTTGTTAATGCTGGTTTTGGTAAATTCACGTCTCTAGTTGATGCTGACGAAGAGCTGTTTGATTCTCAATTCAATGCCTTAGTTAAAGGTAGTTACTTCACTATTCAAAAAACACTACCTTATTTGAAAGCAGGTAGTTCTGTGATTTTAAATACTAGTGTTGTTACAGATATTGCAATGCCTGGAGCTAGCATTTATGGAGCTGCAAAAAGTGCCGTTTCTTACTTGACTAAAAGTTTTGCAAATGAGCTTAAAGAGCAACAAATAAGAGTAAACGCCGTGAGTCCTGGTCCTATAGGTACTAATTTTTTTAATGAGGCTGGAGTATCGCAAGAGCAACAAGAGGCAATGGCCACTCAGATACTAGCTCAAGTTCCTATGAACAGATTTGGTGAAGCATCTGAAATTGCAAAAACAGTAGCTTTCCTAGCAAGTTCTGATTCTAGTTTTATAACTGGTCACGAGATTCAAGTGGATGGAGGAATGGCACAGATTTAAAAGGATAAATCTGAGATGATAAGTCACAAGAGCTCAACATTTGAAGAACTCTTGTGACTTTTGTTTTTAGTATCAATCTACATAAATACCATTTTCTGGCATTTTAAAAGTCTGCTTATCTAGTCCTCCACGATCAATGTCTACTTTTGAGAAAACCCTAGTCTTTCCAGCGCTCACTGTAGGTTTATTCTCTTCTACTTTGTACCAGGTCAACTCCTTTGGAAGCAGTAAACCATTAACTTCTTGCCATTTATTGTATTTAATGTAACTGTATTCATTAGACTTTTCACTTTGACCATAAGTTACCGTATACGCAAGCCATTCCATTTTTTTAGTTTCTGGATGGTAATACAGGATGTAATTATCGTCTGGCGCGTCACCTACATTTGCTTCATAACCTATTTTAATTCCTGGATAAACTAAGCCATCTTTTTCTAATGGTGCCGCATCACTATAAACTATTCCATCGTCTGCCAGTAAAAAAGGCATGGCATAAAAATAAAACATCAAATTGTGATAGAATCGAGCACGTTCTTTAGGAAAATAGGTGCTGTCTTGAGCGATCCAGACTTTTCCATTAATAGAACCTATACTATAGTTAGGAGCTTCCAACATGATATCTCGTGATTTGAGGTCTGTAATGGTGCTTTGATCGTCCATATTATAAGTCATGCTTTTCATTTCAGACCATTCTTGAAGTCCTCCATGAGCGCTGAAAACATTTAGTAACTCTTCTGGATATCTAGATGTATCAATTGCTGCGATCTTAGCTTCAGTGGATGGTACCTCTTTTGAAGGGCTGTCGTTCTCTGTCTTGCACGATGTGATTACTAAAATACAGGCAAGGGCAATAAATAAATTTTTCATATTTCAAATTTAAATGTAAATATACAGCGACTGTTCAAGGCTAGATTATTAATAATGCCTAAGAACTTGAACATTTTACCTTTACCCATCGTAGCAATTAGTAATCTACAGAATCAGTTATAAAAATTTTAAGTTCAAGTTCTAACTCGTATCTTTAAACGCCAATAAAATTAAGCTATGAAACAATTTCTTTCTATTCTATTTTTAAGTTCTTTTTTGATTTCTTTTGCCCAAAATCCTAAAGCAACTCCTACGACAAAAGTTCAAAGTGGTCTTTTAAAAATGGAGCAAATGGAGCAATCATCTCCGTTTAAAAATCTAGAATTTAAAAACATAGGGCCTACAGTGATGTCTGGTCGCGTCGTAGATGTAGACGTAAACCCTAATGATCCTACCGAGATGCTTGTTGCCTACGCCAGCGGTGGATTGTGGCATTCTAATAATAACGGTACCAGTTTTACTCCTGTTATGGATAACGCAAGCACCATTAATCTAGGAGATATTGCGGTAGATTGGGATGCTAAAACTATCTGGGCAGGAACTGGAGAAAATAATTCTAGCCGCAGCAGCTATGCTGGAATAGGTTTGCTTAAATCAACAGATTGGGGTAAAACATGGAGTGAACCTATGCTTACTGACTCTCATCATATCGGTCGCATTTTAATAGACCCTAAAAACACAGATCATGTCGTGGTAGCCGTAACGGGACCTTTATACTCACAGAGCGATTCTAGAGGAATTTACGCTACAAAAGATGGCGGAAACACTTGGAATAAAACACTTTTTGCGACTAACATGGCTGGATTTATAGACCTAGCTGTTGCACCAGAAGATTTTAATGTAATGTATGCGGCAAGTTGGGAAAAAGATCGCAAAGCTTGGAATTTTGATGGAGATGGAGAAGCAAGTGCTATTTATAAAAGTACGGACGCTGGACAAACCTGGACTAAAATAACCACAGAATCCAGTGGCTTCCCTATTGGGACTGGAGTAGGCCGTATAGGACTTGCTGTTTATGATGCCAACACCGTGTATGCCATTCATGATTCGCAATTTAGGAGACCTAAAAAAGAAGACGATTCATCAAAAGATGAAAATAAAAACCTTTCTAAGGATGATTTTAAGCAGATGTCCAAAGAAGCATTTTTAGCATTAGAAGATAAAAAACTCAATACTTTTCTTAAACAAAACGGTTTTCAAGAAAAATACAGAGCGCAAAATGTAAAAAATATGGTTCGCGCTGGTGACGCAACTCCTATGGATGTTGCTAAGTACCTTGAGAATGCCAATACGCAGCTTTTTGATACACCAGTAAAAGGTGCCGAACTCTATCGCTCCAACGACGGTGGAAAGACTTGGAAAAAAACTCATGAAGATCAAATCGACAACGTTTTCTACAGCTACGGTTATTACTTTGCCCAAGTACGAGTAGATCCTAGCGACGTGAATCATGTTTATGTAATGGGTGTCCCGATAATCAAATCTGATGACGGCGGAAAAACATGGAAAAGCATTTCAAAAGAAAATGTTCATGCAGATCATCATGCATTATGGATCAACCCAAACAAAAGAGGCCATATTATTAACGGTAACGATGGCGGACTGAATATCTCCTATGATGATGGAGAGACTTGGATTAAAAACAACTCGGCTAGTGTAGGACAATTTTATGCGATTAATTATGATATGGAAAAACCATATAACGTTTATGGCGGCTTGCAAGATAACGGCGTTTGGGTAGGCGCTCATAATGCTAGAGAAGATAGATCATGGCATCAACAAGGTCAGTATCCATGGGAATCTATTATGGGTGGCGATGGAATGCAAATACAAATCGATTCTAGAAATAGCGATATCGTTTATACCGGTTATCAATTTGGTAATTATTATAGAATTAATCGCGACACAGAAGATGGGACTTATATCCAGCCAAAACACGAATTAGGAGAATCTCCTTACCGCTTTAATTGGCAAACTCCTATATTATTGAGTTCGCACAATCAAGACATCCTGTATTTAGGAGGCAATAAATTACACCGATCGATGAATCAAGGAGACGACTGGACTGCCATTTCTCCAGACCTGACTCAAGGCGGTAAAGAAGGAAATGTAACTTATGGCACGCTTACTAGCATTAGTGAATCTCCATTTCAATTTGGTTTAATTTACACAGGATCTGACGATGGATTAGTTCAAATTACAAAAGACGGTGGCGCAAGCTGGAATAGGATTAAAGGCAACTGGCCAGTGAACCTTTGGGTAAGCCGTGTGGTAGCTTCACAACACGATCAAGCGACTGTTTATGTAACCTTAAATGGTTACCGTTTTGACGATTTTACACCTTACGTTTTTAAAAGTACCGACTATGGTAAGACTTGGACTAACATCGGCAATTCTATTCCTACTTCACCAGTGAATGTGATTATTGAACATCCTAAGAAAGAAAATATCTTGTTTTTGGGAACAGATAATGCCAGCTACATCAGTACTGATTCAGGAAGTACTTGGAATCTCCTAAACAATGGCATGCCACCTGTAGCTGTTCATGACATGAAAATACAGCCAGAGGCAAATGATTTACTGATAGGAACACATGGTCGCTCCATTTACACGGCAAATCTGGATGCATTAGAATTATTAGGCGATGATGATAATTTCGCTTTCGCGAAAGTCGACAAAATGAGAGCTTCTTCTAGATACGGCTCACAAGGATTTATGTGGAGTGAAGGACCAGAGCCTAAAATTGAGTTGACTTTCTATTCAAAAATGGCTGGTAAAGTAAAAATGGAAGTCCTTATTGAAGATGGGAAAACCATTTATGAAAATGGAACAAATGCAAGTAAAGGTTTGAACTTTTATACTTATGATGGTAGTGTAGGTGAATATGCTTTGAAAAGATTTGATGAAGAAAACCGACCTAAAAAAGCAGATAACGGTAAGTACTACCTAACTAAAGGAACGTATACTATTAAATTGACTGGTAATTCTGGTACTGCAACACAAGAGTTGATTGTTGAGTAATTGATAATAAAAGTCTACTCTTCATTTAAAAAATCTTTATGAGTCAACTCAAAGTAAGACTTTTATTATTTATACCGATAATATTTTTATTTATTCAATGTATTGACAACTCAGAAAAAATAAACAAATTTGATGAGATGGAAAGTGCAATTCTTAAAGACAAAATTATTTGGAATAAAAATAAAAAATTAAAATGGTCGGACTTCAGATATGACCCAACGGAAAAATCTTTTGTTATATATACTAACGTTGGTTTAAGTGCAAGATATAATGTTGACAATCCAATAATGTTTCGTTCTTATACTACTTTTTCTAGAACAAAGTCCATTGTTTCTGATACAACTCACAAAGATGATTTGAGAATAGCACAAGCTAAATTCGATCTTTTAGAAACATATCGGAGAAAAATGCTACAAAAAGTTGATAGTATTAGAGGTTTGAAATCGAAAAACTTTGAAAAATCTTATTTTGACGATGTGCTTAAAAAATATTATAATGACTTTGACAAGGAATGGGAAATGTATAGACCAATCACTATTGAATCTTTAGAAACAGTTGAGAGAAAAATTGAAAAAGAATTGAATAAGTCATATTAACCTTAGAATCAATATGAAACATTACTTTTTAGTTCTCGTACTATTAATACTCAGTTGTGGAGAAAAACAATCACAACAAGAAGAATTATCCTATATGAAAACAACCATCCAACTAGAAAATGAGCAAGTTTCTATAGATCTTTCAAAACCTCATGATATCAGTATTGCGGTTCAAAACAATGCTGGCGTGGGCGCTTGGTATATTGATCAGCCGCAAATAAAGCACGTAGAAGTAGATGGTTATGTTGGGAATGTAAAATTGGGCGGCTCGACTAATTTTAATGATGTGAATTTTAATCCGCACAGTCATGGAACGCATACAGAATGTATAGGTCATATAACAGAAGAATTTCATAGTGTCAACGATGCGCTGGACGGTACGTTTTTTAAAGCACAATTGATGAGTGTGACACCACAAGAGATGGACGGTGATTTAGTCATTAATGAATCCGTAACTGCCGGTTTAAAAGATGGTGTAACCGCCGTGATACTGCGTACGATGCCCAATCCTGAGAGTAAGATGACTACAAATTATTCTAATACAAATCCGCCGTATGTAGATGCTGGCTTGATGTTACGCTTTCGCGAAAGCGGAATCAAACATTTTCTTATAGACTTGCCTAGTGTGGATAAAGAGAAAGATAATGGTGCACTTCTAGCGCATAAGTCTTTTTGGAATTTTGATGGAGAGCAACGGCTTGATGCAACCATTACCGAATTTATTTATGTGCCTGAAGCTGTAAAAGATGGTTTGTATATGCTGGACCTTCAAGTCGCACCTATTGAAAATGATGCGGCGCCATCGCGGCCTATTCTCTACCAGATATTGTAAATTTGACAAATGGATTTATTATTTTTTCTTGGACTAGCTTTAGGAGCCATTGCCTCGTTTTTTATTTTCAAATACTTCTTTAAAGGTGGTAAAAGAGAAAATAGACAAGAACAAAGCGTTGTGTTGATGGAGAAAATACGTTCTGTATGTAAATTCATTACGGTCGAAGGTGATTTTTCTGAAATTTACCACTATCAAAATGTAAAAGATAAAATTGCCAACTTCCTTCTAGGAAAAAAGAAAGCTATTATATTGATCAAGGCAAAAGCTCATATAGGATTTGATCTTACTAAAATAGAAATGGATAGCGATCCAGATGCCAAAACGATCACGCTTAGAAATTTCCCGCAGCCACAAATTTTGAGTATAGAAACAGACTTCAGTTATTATGATAAATCTGAAGGTTGGGCAAACTATTTCACCAGTGATGATCTTACCGAAGTAACACGCAATGCTAAACAGCACATCATCGATAAAGTTCCAGAAAGCGGTCTTATGGAACAAGCCAAAAAAGAGGCAATAATGGCGATTAAAATGATGGAAGGACTTGCTGCAACTATAGGATGGAAGCTGGATTACAATGCTTTGGTCCTTGATCAAAGTGTTGAGGATAAGAAAATAGAGAGATAAACGTATATTTGAAAAAAAAGCATTCTAATGGACTTACAATCTAGAAAAATCGAGTTTATTCAAGAGTTTCTAAAATTAGAAAGTGATGACGCAATTTCAAAACTAGAACTAACCTTAAAAAATATAAGTAACAAGTTAAAATCAGAACCTGTTGAGCCAATGACTATGGAAGAATTGAATGCTCGAATTGACAAATCTGAAGATGATTTTGTAAATGGTTCCTACATTTCAGCTGAGGAGTTGTTAGAAAAATTTAAGTAATGCTATTTGAGATAAATTGGTCCACAACCGCACAGGAACAATTGTTTCTAATTTATGAATATTATTCTGAAAAATTATCCTCAAAAACTGCCTCAAAACTCATTCGTGGGATTATAAATGAATCATTATCCTTAAAACAAACACCTTATCTAGGTCAAAAGGAAGTATTGTTAGAAAATCGAAGTAAAGATTTCAGATACTTAATTCATAAAAATTATAAGATCATATATGTTATCGACGAGGAAATTTATACCATAAAAATATATGATGTTTTTGATGTTAGGCAAAGCCCTAATAAACTATTTAGAAATATATAAAATCCATGCAAATAGACGAGCTTAGAGACTATTGCCTTTCTAAAAAAGGAGCGACTGAAGAATTTCCTTTTGATGAGGTAACGCTGGTTTTTAAAGTGATGAATAAAATGTTTTGCCTAGCTGGCTTAGAGAAATGGGAACGCGGAGAAAAAACTATCAATTTAAAATGCGATCCAGAACAAGCCATTAAACTACGTGAAAAATACGACGGAACAGTGATAGGTGGTTTTCATTCTAATAAAAAACACTGGAATACGATTTATACAGATCGGGAAATGCCTTCTAGAGAAATACAACACTGGATCAATCATAGTTATGATCTTGTTGTGTCTAAATTGACTAAAAAAGAAAAGGAGATTTTAAAAAATCTATAGAATTTAAAAAAGTAAAACCTACATAAAAACAGTTCTTTATTATACTGGAGCTGATAAAAAACTAAAATATTGCAATCACAACTTCACGATTTTTATAACGAGCGCATTGCTCAATTTACAGATTCTAGCAATAGACTTCAAAATCAATTGCGACTCTCCAGCACCTTCCGTTTTCTGGTTTTCATAGGTGGTTGTGTGGTGGTTTACTTTCTATTTGATTACTGGCAATATGCTGTTTTAGCAGCATTTTTAATTTTTGGCTTCTTCCTTTTCCTAGTTTCAAGACATGAAAATTTAAAACGCAAACGTGATTTTCAAATAGGCTTGCGTGATATTAATGGTAAAGAATTACAGATTCTAGATCGAGATTTTCATGGCTTTCCTACTGGGAAAGAATTTCTAGAAGATGATCATGAATACAGTCGTGATATTGATCTTTTTGGTGTAGGGTCTATGTTTCAATATTTGAATAGAAGTGTTACAAAAGATGGTGTGATCTCGCTTGCGCGAAAACTAAACTGCAACAATATTACCGAAATTGAAAAGAAGCAGAAAGCTGTAAAAGAACTGGCAAAAAAGGTAGATTTTAGACAAGAATTTTGGGCAACAGCAACTTTATTAGATAATGAAAAAGATCCTAATACGATGCTCAAATGGGTAAAGAGCTATCATTCTTTTGTGCCTAAAGTATTTTCTTGGTTGTGCTGGTTATTGTTTGCATTGAGTATAGCAACTTTTACATTGTACTTCTATGATCTAGTGCCCGGTTATATACCAGCAGCGGTGTTTTTTATAGGTTTAGGAATTACTGGAAAATATATTAAGCAAATCACTGCTTTTTCTGGTAACATAAGTAGCTTGGAACTTTTCTTCAGTCAGTACAGTCAATTAATTCTTGCAATAGAGAAGGAAACTTTTGAGAGCGATTTACTTGTTCAATTAAAATCACAAATCACCACAAATGGAGATCCTGCGTCACAGCGGTTTCATGATCTTGCAGGAGCTATAGGACGACTAGATCAAAGAAATAACATGCTTTTTGGTGTGCTTGCAAATGGTCTAGGGCTTTGGGACCTTAAGCAAGTACATACGATTGAAAACTGGCTGCAAGAAAATGCGTCACATATAGAAAATTGGTTACAAGCAGTTGCTGAAGTTGATGCTCTAAGCTCGTTAGGTAATTATGCCTATAATCATCCAGATTATACCTATCCTGAAATTAAAAAAGGTGAATTTCAATTGAAAGCTATTGACGCGCACCATCCATTATTAGATCCTCAAAAATCTATCGGTAACGATATCTCTATAAAATCTGGAGAGTTTTTTATTATTACTGGAGCAAACATGGCTGGTAAAAGTACCTTTCTTAGAACTGTATCGATGAAGATTGTACTTGCTAACACAGGTTTGCCAGTAAGCGCACAGAAAGTAATCTATAGCCCAATTAAGTTAATTACGAGCATGAGAACGAGTGACTCACTTACCGACGATGAATCCTACTTCTTTAGTGAATTGAAACGTCTTAAATACATTGTAGATAAAATAGAAACCGATCGGTATTTTATTGTACTTGATGAGATTCTTAAAGGTACTAATAGTCAAGACAAAGCAAATGGCTCTCGTAAATTAATAGAAAAACTGTCCAGAAAGCACGCCACAGGAATTATCGCCACGCACGATCTAAGTCTTACCGAGGTAGCAAATGAATACGATACGATTTCTAACTATTTCTTTGATGCTGATATTACAAATGACGAGCTTACTTTTGATTATAAATTCAAAGATGGCATTGCCACTAACATGAATGCGAGTTTCTTATTAAGGAAAATGGGAATTGTCGATCAGTAGGATCTTTTCAATTTTAATAATTTAAATCAAGAGGATTAACTGTGTGGTTTTAGCCTTATCTATTCCGCTTTCGCGAAAGCGAGAACATCATAATTCTAATCTTATCTCTTCAAAGCAAAATGTCCTCCGAAACTTTTAGGAACATTATTTTCAATATACTCCACTTTAAACCAATAGTCAGAAGAAGGTAAAGGCTGTCCATTATAAGTACCATCCCATCCGGCTCCGTTAGGATTTACTTGTTTTAATAATTTTCCAAAACGGTCAAAGATGTAAATAATAGTGCTAGGGTCATTATTGATGCCTATGATGTTCCATGTATCATGGAAGCCATCATTATTCGGAGTGAAAAATAAAGGATATCCTATTACATCTAAAGGTATTTCTACCATTGCGCAGCCTTCAGCATCTTGAATCACTATTATATGTGGTCCAGGAGTGACGTTATCAAAATTGCCGTTAAATTGCCATGGACCGTCGTCTAATCGAAAGATGTACTGATCTGCTGGGCCTTCTGCAAATGCTTCTATTCTATGTCTTTCTTCAAAATATCTCGTGACAACTTCAGCACCAAAACGATCTGGTGGACCCAATTGTCTCACTTCTGTTGTTTGTAAGCTATTACAAGCAGTAGCGGTATTTGTTACCGTTACGGTATACAATCCTACTTCAGTTGCTGTTAAACTAGCATCAGTCTCTCCGTTGATTGCTACTCCATCTAGTTCCCAAGTAAAATCTAAGCCAGCACTGTCAAGTCCGGTATCTAAT is drawn from Nonlabens dokdonensis DSW-6 and contains these coding sequences:
- a CDS encoding MutS-related protein — protein: MQSQLHDFYNERIAQFTDSSNRLQNQLRLSSTFRFLVFIGGCVVVYFLFDYWQYAVLAAFLIFGFFLFLVSRHENLKRKRDFQIGLRDINGKELQILDRDFHGFPTGKEFLEDDHEYSRDIDLFGVGSMFQYLNRSVTKDGVISLARKLNCNNITEIEKKQKAVKELAKKVDFRQEFWATATLLDNEKDPNTMLKWVKSYHSFVPKVFSWLCWLLFALSIATFTLYFYDLVPGYIPAAVFFIGLGITGKYIKQITAFSGNISSLELFFSQYSQLILAIEKETFESDLLVQLKSQITTNGDPASQRFHDLAGAIGRLDQRNNMLFGVLANGLGLWDLKQVHTIENWLQENASHIENWLQAVAEVDALSSLGNYAYNHPDYTYPEIKKGEFQLKAIDAHHPLLDPQKSIGNDISIKSGEFFIITGANMAGKSTFLRTVSMKIVLANTGLPVSAQKVIYSPIKLITSMRTSDSLTDDESYFFSELKRLKYIVDKIETDRYFIVLDEILKGTNSQDKANGSRKLIEKLSRKHATGIIATHDLSLTEVANEYDTISNYFFDADITNDELTFDYKFKDGIATNMNASFLLRKMGIVDQ